In Clostridium swellfunianum, a genomic segment contains:
- a CDS encoding O-antigen ligase family protein: MSPNSLYKKILLFLCCIYFFAATVIPSQVKVLNKASVSDLIFLIILVYYLILLFFSKHYGFRAFISKLYTFLHNPLILSMITLSIFMLASVLYSTDKSLALTETIRFFLYITIGFILISEFNNTAYLSSFIYTFTCSTIIVNIIGLYQFITNKGMSVSLVNLTGSGFTGRVESTFGNPNAFGAYLVVASFPFILLFLSTKNKIVKLLYLIVIALCSANLLLTFSRNSWLSFAVGLLILVFTYNWKLIYLMISGGIIMLLIPNINARIRQFADITQNEGRIKIWSVALKMIKEHPLRGVGNGNFSVLYDSYVEKYPEYFQENVSQFPSHNSYLKIQSELGAGGTLSFFAIVFFAFKSILYAYKKHTGTIKFFYYGFLVSSASFLILNFFDNILFVPQVAIVFWFFVFLASSSEISIQ, translated from the coding sequence ATGTCTCCAAACTCTTTATATAAGAAAATACTTCTTTTTTTATGCTGTATATATTTTTTTGCAGCTACTGTAATACCAAGTCAAGTTAAGGTATTGAATAAAGCAAGTGTATCCGATTTAATATTTTTGATTATCTTAGTTTACTACCTTATACTGCTCTTTTTTTCAAAGCATTACGGCTTTAGAGCTTTTATTAGTAAGCTATATACTTTTTTACACAATCCTTTAATACTTTCAATGATTACCTTATCTATTTTTATGTTAGCTTCAGTACTATACTCAACAGATAAAAGTTTAGCTTTAACTGAAACCATACGATTTTTCTTATACATAACAATAGGATTTATCTTAATCTCAGAATTTAATAACACTGCATATTTAAGTAGTTTTATATACACCTTTACCTGTTCAACAATTATAGTTAATATTATTGGCTTATATCAGTTTATAACTAATAAAGGTATGTCGGTGTCTTTAGTTAACCTAACAGGCTCCGGATTTACAGGAAGAGTAGAGTCAACCTTTGGGAACCCAAATGCATTTGGCGCCTATTTAGTTGTTGCTTCTTTCCCATTTATTCTTTTGTTTTTATCAACTAAGAATAAAATAGTTAAACTGCTTTATCTTATAGTAATCGCGCTTTGTTCAGCTAATTTACTATTAACATTTTCCCGTAATTCTTGGCTCTCATTTGCTGTAGGTCTTTTAATACTTGTCTTCACCTACAACTGGAAGTTAATTTATCTTATGATTTCAGGCGGTATTATAATGCTTCTTATACCAAATATAAATGCACGTATTAGGCAGTTTGCAGATATAACCCAAAACGAAGGTCGTATTAAAATTTGGAGCGTTGCTTTAAAAATGATAAAGGAACACCCACTTAGAGGAGTGGGCAATGGTAACTTTTCGGTGCTTTACGATAGCTATGTAGAAAAATATCCTGAATACTTTCAGGAGAATGTTTCTCAATTTCCAAGTCATAATAGTTATTTAAAAATTCAAAGTGAGCTTGGAGCAGGTGGAACTTTGTCCTTTTTTGCAATAGTATTCTTTGCTTTTAAAAGTATACTCTATGCTTATAAGAAACATACAGGCACTATTAAATTCTTTTACTATGGATTTCTTGTTTCTTCTGCTTCCTTTCTTATATTGAATTTCTTTGATAATATTCTTTTTGTTCCTCAGGTTGCTATAGTATTTTGGTTTTTTGTTTTTCTAGCAAGCAGTTCAGAAATTTCAATTCAATAA
- a CDS encoding sugar transferase gives MKPDKQLATGMFKIGVYFIDILLVVTSIYLAFALKFNFNPPDFNYQPFVEISPLIVIVYLIFMYVFGLSDILKQSIGETTFSIFLTVLALLFATTFITFFARGFAYPRTVLLYSTILQFVFLVLWRALVWKIRRINHGIKDSLVIGEEAAENVTKKILIKQRDLYSIKYICSGKSENLDKYLNEVEVVFICNDVDLEIKSKIVDNCLADRKSVYIIPDIYEISLLNSKLSRADDIPMLKVKKLGLTFEQELIKRLLDIVVSAIGIVLASPIMLLSALIIKLTDGGNIFYKQERVTVNERRFYVLKFRTMVMNAEKLTGPVLAEKDDPRITKFGRFMRSTRIDELPQMFNVLLGDMSIVGPRPERPFFVEQFKKEISDYKYRTLVKAGVTGLAQVLGKYTTTAEDKVRYDIMYIKNYSILLDLKLILQTIKIMFMKESSSGVPDEILLSELVSDLELDIKVDR, from the coding sequence ATGAAACCAGACAAACAACTTGCTACAGGTATGTTTAAAATAGGAGTATATTTTATTGATATTTTACTTGTGGTAACATCAATATATTTGGCTTTTGCTTTGAAATTCAACTTTAACCCACCTGATTTTAATTATCAACCATTTGTTGAAATTTCTCCGCTTATAGTAATTGTATATCTGATTTTTATGTACGTATTTGGTCTCAGTGATATATTAAAACAATCTATTGGAGAGACAACTTTTTCAATATTTTTAACGGTACTGGCATTGCTTTTTGCAACTACTTTTATTACCTTTTTTGCCAGGGGATTTGCTTATCCAAGAACCGTACTATTATATAGTACAATTCTTCAATTTGTCTTTCTCGTGCTATGGAGAGCATTAGTTTGGAAGATAAGAAGAATAAATCATGGGATAAAGGATTCGCTAGTAATAGGTGAGGAAGCTGCTGAAAATGTAACAAAGAAGATTTTGATTAAGCAGAGGGACCTATACTCAATAAAATATATTTGCAGTGGGAAATCTGAAAATCTTGACAAGTACTTAAATGAGGTAGAGGTAGTATTTATTTGTAATGATGTAGACTTAGAAATTAAGAGCAAAATTGTAGACAATTGTCTCGCAGATAGGAAAAGTGTATATATTATTCCTGATATCTATGAAATATCCCTGCTCAATTCAAAGTTAAGTAGAGCAGATGATATACCTATGCTGAAAGTTAAAAAACTAGGCTTAACCTTTGAACAAGAACTTATAAAAAGATTACTAGATATAGTTGTTTCTGCAATTGGAATAGTATTGGCATCACCTATAATGCTTTTATCTGCATTGATAATAAAGCTTACTGATGGAGGCAACATATTTTATAAACAAGAGAGAGTAACAGTTAATGAAAGAAGATTTTATGTTCTTAAGTTTAGAACAATGGTAATGAATGCAGAGAAACTTACAGGACCAGTACTTGCCGAAAAAGATGATCCTAGAATAACTAAGTTTGGAAGATTCATGAGATCAACAAGGATAGATGAGTTGCCACAGATGTTTAATGTTTTACTTGGAGATATGAGTATAGTGGGCCCTAGGCCTGAACGTCCTTTCTTTGTTGAACAGTTTAAGAAGGAGATATCTGATTATAAATACAGGACTTTAGTAAAAGCAGGAGTTACTGGACTAGCGCAGGTATTGGGTAAATATACAACAACTGCAGAAGATAAAGTAAGATATGATATTATGTATATTAAAAACTATTCTATTTTACTTGATTTAAAACTAATTCTTCAAACAATAAAGATTATGTTTATGAAAGAAAGTTCATCAGGAGTGCCTGACGAAATTTTGTTAAGTGAATTGGTTAGTGACTTAGAGTTAGATATTAAGGTTGATAGATAA
- the hutH gene encoding histidine ammonia-lyase — protein sequence MGVIKIDGSSLSLEDVIKVAKHNYEVQLTDNAKKKILSSREIVEQIVDNNKVVYGITTGFGKFADVVISQEDCKTLQRNLILSHSCGYGDNFSSEVVRSIMLLRANALAKGYSGIRLETLQTLLEMLNKGVHPCIPEKGSLGASGDLAPLAHMVLPMLGEGEAEYEGVIMSGKEAMKKAGIETVELTAKEGLALINGTQVMTAVGALALQEVINLLKLSDIAGALTLEALRGIKDAFYLDIHHIRPHAGQIATAENILSLIEGSTFITRQGELRVQDAYTLRCIPQVHGASKDAVNYVLDKLSIEINSVTDNPIIISEDMVISGGNFHGQPMALSFDFLGIAVAELGNISERRLERLINYQLNDLPPFLVKNGGLNSGFMITQYAAASLVSENKVLAHPASVDSIPSSANQEDHVSMGTIAARKALNIAENVKRVLATEIMAACQAIDFREGFELGKGTEQAYKIIRKHIDFIKEDKVMYNELNKCTELIDNNELISSVEKVIKLKF from the coding sequence ATGGGGGTTATCAAAATTGATGGAAGTAGCTTATCACTTGAAGATGTAATAAAGGTGGCAAAACATAATTATGAAGTTCAGCTTACTGATAATGCAAAGAAAAAGATTTTATCTTCAAGAGAGATTGTTGAACAAATTGTTGACAATAACAAGGTTGTGTATGGTATAACAACAGGATTTGGAAAGTTTGCTGATGTAGTTATATCTCAAGAAGATTGTAAAACACTACAGAGAAATTTAATATTGTCTCATTCCTGCGGATATGGTGATAATTTTTCAAGTGAAGTTGTTAGGAGCATAATGCTTTTAAGAGCAAATGCATTGGCAAAAGGCTATTCTGGCATTAGACTGGAAACACTGCAAACTTTACTTGAAATGTTAAATAAAGGTGTTCATCCATGCATTCCGGAAAAAGGTTCTCTGGGAGCTTCTGGTGATTTAGCTCCTCTTGCACATATGGTGCTTCCTATGCTTGGAGAAGGTGAAGCAGAATATGAGGGAGTCATTATGTCCGGAAAGGAAGCAATGAAAAAAGCGGGAATAGAAACTGTAGAACTTACTGCAAAGGAAGGATTGGCACTAATAAATGGGACCCAAGTTATGACTGCTGTTGGGGCTTTAGCTTTGCAGGAAGTCATTAATTTATTAAAGCTTAGCGATATAGCAGGAGCTTTAACCTTGGAGGCCTTAAGAGGAATTAAGGATGCTTTTTATTTGGACATACATCACATAAGACCGCATGCAGGACAAATAGCAACTGCTGAAAACATATTATCACTTATAGAAGGAAGTACCTTTATTACAAGACAAGGTGAGCTTAGAGTTCAAGATGCATACACCTTGAGATGTATACCACAGGTTCATGGTGCCAGTAAAGATGCAGTAAATTATGTATTAGATAAGCTCAGTATTGAAATAAATTCTGTTACAGATAATCCAATTATCATTTCAGAGGATATGGTTATATCCGGAGGGAATTTTCATGGTCAGCCTATGGCGTTGTCCTTTGATTTTCTGGGAATTGCTGTAGCTGAGCTTGGAAATATATCTGAGAGAAGACTTGAAAGGCTTATAAACTATCAGTTAAATGATTTACCGCCATTTCTTGTGAAGAACGGAGGCCTTAATTCTGGATTTATGATAACACAGTATGCAGCTGCTTCTTTAGTTTCAGAAAATAAGGTTTTAGCTCATCCAGCTTCTGTAGACTCTATACCATCTTCTGCAAATCAGGAGGATCATGTCAGCATGGGAACTATAGCAGCAAGAAAAGCTTTAAATATAGCTGAAAATGTGAAAAGAGTTTTAGCAACGGAAATTATGGCTGCTTGTCAGGCAATTGACTTTAGAGAAGGGTTTGAACTAGGAAAGGGAACTGAACAAGCTTATAAGATTATAAGAAAGCATATAGACTTTATTAAGGAAGATAAGGTTATGTATAACGAACTAAATAAATGTACTGAACTTATAGATAATAATGAATTGATAAGCAGTGTTGAAAAAGTAATAAAGTTAAAATTTTAG
- a CDS encoding glycosyltransferase family 4 protein: MKYCLLYLKTKNINLIKDMGMIPYKLHKNFNYDSTVATYNHDEFIYLKDEVKGLKIDFVEKKHDNFSLDGAKYLIKKAKQIDILQVFHVTLYSVVYAFIYKFFNPKGKLYIKLDCSYKLIDRIKSLNFIMRIMLNRYFHKADLISVEQQSLFRELKQLFPNHRDKLINIPNGVDYDYLDKMNIHYDFNVKENIILNVARIGAPEKNTEMLLEAFSKIENIENNGWKLVLVGPIEDRFQEYINKYFEENPLLKEKIIIKGAITDRKQIYEEYNRSKIFCLSSEFESFGIALIEAAALGDIIVSTDVGIARELVTSGNGAVVPVNDTEALSMALSKFMNDPKAQVHSEKTYEICRDKFDWNDIVSKLNIHIENLFI, encoded by the coding sequence ATGAAATATTGCTTACTTTATTTAAAAACTAAAAATATTAATTTAATTAAGGATATGGGGATGATTCCTTATAAGCTTCACAAAAATTTCAACTATGATTCAACAGTAGCTACATATAATCATGATGAATTTATTTATTTGAAGGATGAAGTAAAAGGCTTAAAGATAGATTTTGTTGAAAAAAAACATGATAACTTTTCATTAGATGGTGCAAAGTATCTTATTAAAAAAGCTAAACAGATTGATATTTTACAAGTATTTCATGTGACTTTATACTCGGTAGTTTATGCTTTTATTTATAAATTCTTTAACCCCAAGGGAAAACTGTATATTAAGTTAGATTGTTCTTATAAGCTTATAGATAGAATTAAGAGCCTAAATTTTATAATGCGCATAATGCTTAACAGATATTTTCATAAGGCAGATTTAATAAGCGTAGAGCAGCAAAGCTTATTTAGAGAATTAAAACAATTGTTTCCAAACCATAGAGATAAACTGATAAATATACCTAACGGCGTTGATTATGATTATCTGGATAAGATGAATATTCATTATGATTTTAATGTTAAAGAGAATATAATACTAAATGTTGCGAGAATAGGAGCCCCGGAAAAAAATACTGAAATGTTACTTGAGGCTTTTTCTAAAATAGAGAATATAGAAAATAACGGCTGGAAGTTAGTGCTTGTAGGCCCAATAGAAGATAGATTCCAAGAATATATAAATAAATACTTTGAAGAAAATCCACTTTTAAAGGAAAAGATTATTATAAAAGGTGCTATTACCGATAGAAAACAAATATATGAGGAATACAATAGATCAAAGATATTTTGTCTAAGCTCAGAGTTTGAAAGTTTTGGCATAGCACTGATAGAAGCTGCTGCGTTGGGAGATATAATTGTTTCTACTGATGTGGGAATTGCAAGAGAACTTGTGACCTCAGGAAATGGAGCAGTGGTTCCAGTTAATGATACTGAAGCACTTTCAATGGCCCTCTCTAAATTTATGAATGACCCTAAAGCACAAGTACATTCAGAGAAAACCTATGAGATTTGCAGAGATAAATTTGATTGGAATGATATTGTTTCAAAATTAAATATACATATAGAAAATTTATTTATATAG
- a CDS encoding oligosaccharide flippase family protein: MNKSLFKNTIYKFLLSLFNLIIPVIIGPYTYRILGPDGMGMSNFSDSLFGYFLIFGAFGMYDYGLREVSRIRDNKEKLSNLFSSLFFFGMITNISVLIIYIVFITTRYSSSNIFPILLIYSFNLISNIFYVEWANEALENYNFITYKTIVVRIIHITLLLTFIKTSGDLYKYSFLLILYTFLNNIISFFYIKKSINIKLSKIKIRKHIKPLFMVVILANANILYTQLDRIILGEYVSKPSVAYYGMAQSIMYMIATVMLNIIFVTVPRLSNYLGNNDEASYINLLNKVTDIFFAFLFPASLGLFVLSNEVILLYGGKNFAATIPVLKVFSIYMISFGIEAILTKQIVYIKKKEKLLVYFILVCGVLNLISKIILLKLNLLTSSSAIITTCVSNSLLILIEYIYIKKSIKLDYNLLSLNRIKYIVASLLFIPITLLIRQYITGTISIFIFGFIINAAVYFLILLITKDKVLMFFINKILSKIKPK, translated from the coding sequence ATGAATAAATCTTTATTTAAAAATACAATTTACAAATTTTTATTAAGCTTGTTTAATCTAATAATTCCAGTGATAATAGGTCCCTATACTTATAGAATTTTAGGACCTGATGGTATGGGTATGTCAAATTTTTCTGACTCTTTATTTGGATATTTTTTAATTTTTGGCGCCTTTGGAATGTATGATTATGGACTTCGAGAGGTCAGCAGGATAAGAGATAATAAAGAAAAACTAAGTAATTTATTTAGCAGCTTATTTTTCTTTGGCATGATAACAAATATTTCAGTACTGATAATCTATATTGTATTTATAACAACTCGATATAGCAGTTCTAATATCTTTCCTATTCTACTTATATACTCCTTCAACCTAATATCTAATATTTTTTATGTAGAATGGGCTAACGAGGCATTAGAAAATTATAACTTTATCACCTATAAAACCATAGTTGTTAGAATTATTCACATAACCTTGCTGTTGACCTTCATAAAGACTTCTGGAGATCTGTACAAGTACTCTTTTTTGCTTATACTGTATACTTTTTTAAATAATATAATCAGCTTTTTTTACATTAAGAAATCTATTAATATTAAGCTATCAAAAATAAAAATAAGAAAGCATATAAAACCTTTATTCATGGTAGTAATTCTAGCTAATGCAAATATTCTATACACACAGCTTGATAGAATAATTTTAGGGGAATATGTAAGCAAGCCTTCTGTAGCATATTACGGTATGGCTCAATCAATTATGTATATGATAGCAACAGTTATGCTGAATATTATTTTCGTTACAGTCCCTAGGCTTTCTAATTACCTGGGCAATAATGACGAGGCTTCGTATATAAATCTGCTAAATAAGGTAACCGATATATTTTTTGCTTTTTTGTTTCCAGCATCACTAGGCTTATTTGTTCTATCAAACGAAGTAATATTGTTGTATGGTGGGAAAAACTTTGCTGCTACCATACCTGTGTTAAAAGTATTCAGCATTTATATGATTTCTTTTGGAATAGAGGCTATATTAACTAAACAAATTGTTTATATAAAGAAAAAAGAAAAGCTATTAGTCTATTTTATTCTTGTTTGCGGTGTTTTAAATTTGATATCAAAGATAATACTACTTAAGCTTAATTTGCTGACTTCATCATCTGCTATCATAACAACCTGTGTATCTAATTCCTTACTTATATTAATCGAATATATTTATATAAAGAAATCTATAAAATTAGACTATAACTTGCTATCCTTAAATAGGATTAAATACATTGTTGCCTCGCTTCTATTCATACCTATTACACTGCTTATTAGACAATACATTACAGGCACCATATCAATTTTTATCTTTGGTTTTATCATAAATGCTGCTGTATATTTCCTTATACTACTTATTACTAAAGATAAAGTACTAATGTTTTTTATAAATAAGATTCTATCAAAGATTAAACCTAAATAA
- a CDS encoding glycosyltransferase family 4 protein gives MKKIAYVITQAEMGGAQKSILLLCKYLKVNYDITVYSAPNGGLIDELKLLGIKHVSVKNMVREINLVEDLKAYRFLLKEFTDNKYEIVHCHSSKAGIIAREAAHRAKVKNIIYTAHGFVFNEPMNKYKKDLYIFLEKHEAKKSNTVICVDPNDVAIAKKLGMKCKEDIVYIPNGIEFDSNESNNSSRINSNKFTFGFVANFYENKGHRYLIQAFNNFIESDNFNAELVLVGSGELEEEMKLLAKNNPNIKFLGFRKDAQEIMKSFDCFVMSSVKEGFPFVILEAIKNKVPVISTEVGAIREILEDGKLGYIVKPFNSEELMQAMLHVINNQEESVHKAAEAYEFCLKNYSIDNMIRSTREIYEMI, from the coding sequence ATGAAAAAAATTGCTTATGTTATAACACAAGCAGAGATGGGGGGAGCTCAGAAAAGTATTCTCCTTCTTTGTAAATACTTAAAGGTTAACTATGATATTACCGTATACTCTGCTCCTAATGGCGGCCTTATTGACGAATTGAAACTCCTAGGTATAAAGCATGTTTCCGTTAAAAATATGGTCAGAGAAATTAATCTAGTTGAAGATTTAAAAGCTTATAGATTCTTACTTAAGGAGTTTACAGATAATAAGTACGAAATTGTTCACTGCCACAGCTCCAAGGCTGGTATTATTGCCAGAGAAGCTGCTCATCGAGCAAAGGTTAAAAATATTATTTATACCGCGCACGGTTTTGTATTTAATGAGCCCATGAATAAATACAAAAAAGACTTGTACATATTTTTAGAAAAACATGAAGCAAAAAAGAGCAATACTGTAATTTGCGTTGATCCCAACGATGTTGCTATTGCAAAAAAATTAGGCATGAAATGTAAGGAAGACATAGTGTACATACCAAATGGTATAGAATTTGATAGTAATGAAAGCAATAATTCAAGTCGTATAAATAGCAATAAGTTCACTTTTGGCTTTGTTGCAAACTTCTACGAAAATAAGGGGCATAGATATTTAATACAAGCTTTTAATAATTTTATTGAGAGTGATAATTTTAACGCAGAACTAGTATTAGTAGGCAGTGGTGAACTAGAGGAAGAAATGAAGCTCTTAGCTAAAAATAATCCTAACATCAAATTTTTAGGCTTTAGAAAGGATGCTCAGGAGATAATGAAGTCCTTTGATTGCTTTGTTATGTCGTCAGTCAAAGAGGGTTTCCCTTTTGTAATTTTAGAAGCTATAAAAAATAAGGTTCCTGTCATTTCAACTGAGGTTGGAGCTATAAGAGAGATACTAGAAGATGGTAAGCTTGGGTATATTGTAAAACCTTTTAACAGTGAAGAACTTATGCAGGCAATGCTTCACGTTATTAATAATCAAGAGGAATCAGTACATAAGGCAGCTGAAGCCTATGAATTCTGTCTTAAAAATTACTCAATTGATAATATGATTAGGTCAACTAGAGAAATATATGAGATGATTTAA
- a CDS encoding glycosyltransferase has product MRINVLHIVANGKLSGAEKVVSDICTNIDTEMFHPLVVCTQGELVEHFKSRHVDCFNADVNKMEISKLRSILVANKVHIIHAHDVKASIAGYLASINLKIPVISHIHSSYPWMKTKSPLKYIDRFFRNKYTLSIACSQKAAEYYFEYNKSLDKSKMIVKGNMFNFRELAQVKLQDEKEMKRKFFIDSDTYVFGYLGRLLESKGVDLLIESFYNFSLKNDKAVLLIVGDGEYMDKLKDLVSNYKLEDKVIFAGYQKDVYSYLNVFDSFILPSRYEGLPISVLEAMAMERVVISTPTAGVPEVIDNNYSGILLKERSMECLLEAMEYVYFNRDKAEEMGKNAKAFLFEHRNIKNYIVDLQKLYAKISSK; this is encoded by the coding sequence ATGAGGATTAATGTACTGCATATTGTTGCTAATGGTAAGCTTAGCGGAGCCGAAAAGGTGGTATCTGATATTTGCACTAATATAGATACGGAAATGTTTCATCCACTAGTCGTTTGCACTCAGGGGGAACTTGTTGAACATTTTAAATCAAGACATGTAGACTGTTTTAATGCAGATGTTAATAAAATGGAGATAAGTAAACTTAGAAGCATACTTGTAGCGAATAAAGTGCACATTATCCATGCTCATGATGTAAAAGCTTCTATAGCTGGCTACTTGGCAAGTATAAATTTAAAAATACCGGTTATTTCTCATATACATAGCAGTTATCCTTGGATGAAAACTAAAAGTCCGCTAAAATATATTGATAGATTTTTTAGAAACAAGTATACGCTATCTATAGCGTGCTCCCAAAAGGCAGCAGAGTATTATTTTGAATACAATAAAAGTCTTGATAAAAGTAAAATGATAGTTAAAGGAAATATGTTTAATTTTAGGGAGCTAGCTCAGGTAAAGCTTCAGGATGAGAAAGAGATGAAGCGAAAATTTTTCATCGATTCTGATACATATGTATTTGGCTATCTTGGAAGACTGCTCGAGTCTAAAGGCGTTGATCTTCTTATTGAAAGCTTTTATAATTTCAGTTTAAAGAATGATAAAGCTGTGTTGCTTATTGTAGGCGACGGTGAGTATATGGATAAATTGAAAGATTTAGTGAGTAATTACAAGCTAGAGGATAAGGTTATTTTTGCAGGGTATCAAAAGGACGTATATAGTTATTTAAATGTATTTGATTCATTTATTTTGCCTTCACGATATGAAGGGTTACCTATATCTGTGCTTGAAGCCATGGCAATGGAAAGAGTAGTTATCTCAACTCCAACAGCTGGCGTACCTGAGGTTATTGACAATAATTACAGCGGTATACTTCTGAAAGAGAGAAGCATGGAATGCTTACTAGAGGCTATGGAATATGTGTACTTTAATAGAGATAAGGCTGAAGAAATGGGCAAAAATGCAAAGGCTTTTTTGTTTGAGCATAGGAATATTAAGAACTATATAGTAGACCTTCAGAAGCTGTATGCAAAAATTTCAAGTAAGTAA
- a CDS encoding LicD family protein produces the protein MKPNLSEVFPDKRYEEIDKSILRQSQLVMLRILKIVDYICRKHELSYWLDSGTLLGAVRHKGFIPWDDDIDIVMLRKDYLKFMEIAKKELPDDLFLQTNETDIEYDMPWMKIRDNNSRIYEYKPGKYHNGMFIDIFPADYYDDNYEAAEKYKRRYKLYHRVLTLIKEPIEPIKNSKLLVKNITKILLRGVLFPYTIMEREAVTKKLNDIKNECIKKLTKEDGKFIAYGIDYMFWDTLVVEKKSVFPLKELDFEDSKFLVPNDYEAYLTKIFGDYMKLPPEEKRVPHNLGLEPIIK, from the coding sequence ATGAAACCAAATTTATCAGAAGTATTCCCTGACAAGAGATATGAGGAAATAGATAAAAGTATTTTAAGACAATCACAGCTTGTAATGTTAAGAATTCTTAAAATTGTTGATTATATATGTAGAAAGCATGAACTGTCATATTGGCTAGATTCAGGAACTTTACTTGGAGCAGTAAGGCATAAAGGCTTTATACCATGGGATGACGATATTGATATAGTGATGCTGAGGAAGGATTATCTTAAGTTCATGGAAATTGCTAAGAAGGAACTGCCTGATGATTTATTTTTGCAAACAAATGAAACAGATATTGAATATGATATGCCTTGGATGAAAATCAGAGATAATAATAGCAGAATTTATGAGTATAAGCCAGGCAAATATCATAATGGAATGTTTATTGATATTTTTCCAGCAGATTATTACGATGATAATTATGAGGCAGCTGAGAAGTATAAGCGAAGGTATAAGCTTTATCATAGAGTATTAACTTTGATAAAAGAACCTATTGAACCTATAAAGAATTCTAAGTTGCTTGTTAAAAATATTACTAAGATATTGCTAAGAGGTGTACTTTTTCCATACACAATTATGGAGAGGGAAGCTGTTACTAAAAAATTAAATGATATAAAAAATGAATGTATTAAGAAATTAACTAAAGAGGATGGAAAATTTATAGCGTATGGAATAGATTATATGTTCTGGGACACTCTTGTTGTAGAAAAAAAATCAGTGTTTCCTTTAAAGGAGCTTGACTTTGAAGACAGTAAGTTCTTAGTACCTAATGATTATGAAGCTTATCTCACAAAAATTTTTGGAGATTATATGAAGCTGCCTCCTGAGGAAAAAAGAGTCCCACATAATCTTGGATTAGAGCCAATAATAAAGTAG
- a CDS encoding LicD family protein — protein MDYKLDLNSVKECSLREAQMIMLDILKEVHKICEKNNIKYFLSDGTLLGAVRHKGFIPWDDDLDISMPREDYNKFMSVAENELSNEFFMQTVHTDPSYKLYHVPLKIRHNRSLFIEEGEKNEKYHQGIYIDIFPIDKVPDSTSKFIIQSKLSKFLLVMKSRISTSDFPSIHAFARTFLQVIGKGISYKLVNKIIFATYKWNNEAGGDSYCQGIDLLWNSVFRTEHLFPLKKIKFEDDEFWAPNKPQEILKTMYGDYMKLPPENERLYHARFIGIQD, from the coding sequence ATGGATTACAAATTAGATTTAAATTCAGTAAAAGAATGTTCTTTAAGAGAAGCTCAAATGATAATGTTAGATATTTTAAAAGAAGTTCATAAAATTTGCGAAAAGAATAATATTAAGTATTTTCTGAGTGACGGAACTCTTTTGGGAGCGGTTAGGCATAAAGGCTTTATACCTTGGGATGATGATCTAGATATCTCTATGCCTAGAGAGGATTATAATAAATTTATGTCTGTTGCTGAAAATGAATTGTCTAATGAGTTTTTCATGCAGACTGTCCATACCGATCCAAGCTATAAATTATATCATGTACCCTTAAAAATTAGGCATAATAGAAGTCTTTTTATAGAAGAAGGAGAGAAAAATGAAAAATACCATCAAGGTATTTACATTGATATATTTCCTATTGATAAAGTTCCCGATTCAACAAGTAAATTTATTATTCAGTCAAAGCTATCAAAATTTCTCTTAGTTATGAAGTCAAGAATATCTACTAGTGATTTTCCATCTATTCATGCTTTTGCAAGAACTTTCTTGCAGGTTATTGGAAAAGGAATAAGCTATAAGCTTGTAAACAAGATTATCTTTGCTACATATAAATGGAATAATGAAGCTGGCGGAGATTCTTATTGCCAGGGAATTGATTTATTATGGAATAGTGTTTTCAGAACTGAACATCTTTTTCCTCTTAAAAAGATAAAGTTTGAAGATGACGAATTTTGGGCTCCAAATAAGCCTCAGGAGATTTTAAAAACTATGTATGGAGATTATATGAAGCTTCCGCCTGAAAATGAAAGATTGTATCATGCAAGATTTATTGGCATTCAAGATTAG